One Drosophila willistoni isolate 14030-0811.24 chromosome 2R unlocalized genomic scaffold, UCI_dwil_1.1 Seg167, whole genome shotgun sequence DNA segment encodes these proteins:
- the LOC6642096 gene encoding uncharacterized protein LOC6642096, translating to MPSPQIKTKESEDGIMTSTINTNKIGWNINHEPERPEAKDVEQNDRSLSQPDLSSLAEIQMSHKHMTDRFAELLNLFENFAKIVGNDQKKEQAGGEALGLKRTKSEQLVHKEASELSELSKASASLMQLSESTLVGYRKPVTSEISCQTSWTLLAPKQIKLQPKTEKAEGRDTSKKIRPSKVQQHTIRIEVESVTSTTALQRAPLRQRFWHILVQIGDTLMAGIYMIGENFTYILFILLCIWCLYLVIGHYYNFLQDNVNRQTNRPVIVNPDIRQRNQLT from the exons ATGCCGAGCCCGCAAATTAAGACCAAAGAGTCTGAGGATGGAATTATGACTTCAACAATAAATACCAATAAAATTGGTTGGAATATCAACCATGAACCAGAAAGACCTGAAGCCAAAGATGTAGAACAGAATGATAGATCTTTGTCGCAACCTGATCTTTCTTCGTTAGCTGAAATTCAGATGAGCCATAAACATATGACTGATCGTTTTGCAGAACTACTCAATCTATTCGAGAACTTTGCCAAAATTGTGGGTAACGATCAGAAGAAGGAGCAAGCCGGAGGAGAAGCATTGGGCTTGAAGCGCACAAAATCTGAGCAGTTAGTTCATAAAGAAG CGTCAGAGCTGAGCGAACTTTCAAAAGCTTCGGCAAGCCTTATGCAACTTTCGGAATCTACGCTTGTGGGTTATCGCAAACCTGTGACTTCTGAAATAAGCTGTCAAACATCTTGGACGCTATTGGCACCAAAGCAAATCAAACTTCAacctaaaacagaaaaagctGAAGGAAGAGAtacttcaaaaaaaattagGCCTAGTAAAGTTCAACAACATACCATACGCATTGAAGTCGAATCGGTGACTTCAACAACTGCTCTACAGAGGGCACCACTGCGCCAACGTTTTTGGCATATTCTTGTGCAAATCGGTGACACTCTAATGGCCGGTATATATATGATTGGCGAGAATTTCACCTACATTCTGTTTATACTTCTATGCATTTGGTGTCTATATCTGGTTATTGGTCATTATTATAATTTCCTTCAAGATAATGTCAATAGGCAGACAAATAGGCCAGTTATTGTGAATCCAGATATACGGCAACGTAATCAATTAACATGA
- the LOC6642097 gene encoding uncharacterized protein LOC6642097, with product MACREQPQLTATVVQTLIGDLVQEAVVDDQHHHHHHVKLSSDSETCQRLFDILGYQPCSESDETEDFVNDNEDNIEVIISSSQCTLYNSPKETEKYHRNWHNWLIDAVNDESSEDEFVRCANRRNLVVPKLHSVAVQTEQPRLRRQDQLMGEPLIPLAPCELTRQTIFIDALSSPGPHVVGRAPLADRFCYMLTDFASALYCSLAIMCCCTPNMFR from the exons ATGGCGTGCAGGGAGCAGCCACAGTTAACTGCCACTGTCGTTCAAACACTAATTGGCGATTTGGTTCAGGAAGCTGTAGTAGAtgatcaacatcatcatcatcatcatgtgAAACTATCCTCTGATTCTGAGACCTGCCAGCGACTTTTCGATATATTGGGCTATCAGCCATGCTCGGAAAGTGATGAAACTGAGGATTTTGTTAATGATAATGAGGACAACATCGAGGTGATTATCTCGTCTAGTCAGTGTACATTATACAATAGTCccaaagaaacagaaaaatatCATCGCAATTGGCACAATTGGCTTATCGATGCCGTAAATGATG AATCTTCTGAAGATGAATTCGTGCGGTGTGCAAATCGAAGGAACTTAGTTGTGCCTAAACTTCATTCAGTAGCTGTGCAGACTGAGCAACCACGCCTACGCAGACAAGATCAATTGATGGGAGAGCCCTTAATACCATTGGCACCCTGTGAGCTGACACGTCAAACGATATTTATCGATGCCCTCTCCTCACCGGGACCGCATGTTGTAGGTCGTGCACCGCTAGCCGATCGATTTTGCTATATGTTAACCGATTTTGCATCTGCGCTCTACTGCAGCCTTGCCATCATGTGTTGCTGCACCCCAAACATGTTTCGATAA
- the LOC6642098 gene encoding uncharacterized protein LOC6642098 has product MATNDDEDHKDRQAGESDHVIISIGDEPNVIHLPDANIEATDTDNLERTESRHITFLIDESPNTSRQNAEEAKALVKDLLEIIIPQSETSESSSNSDSTATICEPTSASYFPEGRLHHILELLNHFTRNLETLEQQALSQKQEVRVQTGNHYPLLDTMSIIEVPPQQCEFGTQTMSTSTNSSRRSLRLNVTTMKTVRKTRSFRCNQQHPDNRPPCERTHHTITISTNAAAARRAANNRQRSLAARLCQTLSDFAAAVCLCIHVNKDCVFCLGFFLAFVVSASFLTAFFYRTITFNATAVRAPIDALTSGTPNVVPVRFNGAYYYLYKGHKP; this is encoded by the coding sequence atggcAACAAATGACGACGAGGATCATAAGGATCGACAGGCAGGAGAATCGGATCATGTGATTATTTCTATAGGAGATGAACCAAATGTAATCCATTTACCAGATGCTAATATAGAAGCAACCGATACAGATAATCTCGAGAGGACAGAGTCGCGACATATTACCTTTCTGATAGACGAATCGCCGAACACAAGTCGACAGAATGCCGAAGAGGCCAAAGCTTTGGTAAAGGATTTATTAGAGATTATAATACCACAAAGTGAGACATCCGAAAGTTCTTCAAATTCAGATAGTACTGCGACAATTTGTGAACCTACTTCAGCTTCATATTTCCCCGAGGGACGTCTTCATCATATCCTCGAATTGCTTAATCACTTTACACGCAATCTAGAGACTTTGGAACAGCAAGCATTGAGTCAGAAACAAGAAGTTCGAGTTCAGACAGGCAATCATTATCCTTTGCTGGATACCATGTCTATAATTGAAGTTCCTCCTCAACAATGTGAATTTGGCACACAAACCATGAGCACAAGTACGAATTCTAGCCGACGTAGCCTTCGCCTAAATGTGACCACAATGAAAACAGTGCGAAAAACGCGATCTTTTCGTTGTAATCAACAACATCCTGATAATCGTCCACCCTGCGAACGTACTCATCATACAATTACAATAAGCACTAATGCTGCCGCAGCTCGCCGTGCTGCCAATAATCGTCAACGATCTCTGGCCGCTCGTTTGTGTCAGACTTTAAGTGATTTTGCTGCCGCCGTTTGTCTGTGCATTCACGTTAACAAAGATTGCGTTTTCTGTTTGGGCTTCTTCCTGGCTTTTGTGGTCAGCGCTAGTTTTCTAACGGCCTTCTTTTATCGAACTATCACATTCAATGCAACGGCTGTAAGAGCTCCCATCGATGCATTGACCAGCGGTACCCCAAATGTCGTTCCTGTACGTTTTAATGGTGCTTACTACTATCTGTACAAGGGTCACAAGCCATAA
- the LOC6641840 gene encoding ribokinase: MVKWIDVLVFGSANIEYITYVTKLPKVGERVEGMYMETSFGGEGANQCVAAAKLGSTVALIAKLGKDVAGDDYLNYLSQQGVNVDNVEQLEDSATGMSEIAKSDDGESQIIVVPGANSLLNAKDVCRCKKVLKDAKVLLCQLEISLKGTLTAMRKFKGVSILNASPLANNWSDDLIKAPTILCINKDDAARLTSVDEIKTPEDAKEVANAFLKKGAQSVVITMGDQGAVYLSKKDKNTCKHVPAPEVRAVADPSGVGDAFVASLAHYIALFPDLPRENHISAANACAAFAIQHSGTHSSFPGQHNLEDDICTRQPIVNIISDKKKNPTTEEDVTNESEDVTVENSQEKLYKNNSNSNAEESNINETQKIKSTSAKTSTSYPETNQNKREGSVKEKTEENRKSEYPDDTSKSISPETNQNKTEDSVKEKTEENRKSEYPDDTSKSISPETNQNKTEDSVKEKTEENRKSEYPDDTSKQINPETNQNKREDSLKGKTEENRTSEYPADQSNPINPETNQSKQKDSVKEKTEEKPTTEYQDDPSNSIHPETNKKKRGDSVKGKPKENRTSEFPDDLSKKKVQD, from the exons atggTCAAGTGGATAGATGTCCTGGTCTTTGGATCAGCAAATATTGAATACATTAC ATATGTAACAAAGTTGCCCAAAGTTGGCGAAAGGGTTGAGGGTATGTATATGGAGACATCCTTCGGTGGGGAGGGGGCCAATCAATGTGTGGCTGCTGCTAAATTGGGTTCCACTGTCGCCTTGATTGCAAAACTGGGCAAGGACGTGGCAGGTGATGACTATCTAAACTATCTGAGTCAGCAAGGCGTAAATGTCGACAATGTGGAGCAGTTGGAGGACTCAGCAACTGGTATGTCAGAGATTGCTAAATCAGATGATGGAGAAAGTCAGATTATTGTCGTACCCGGTGCCAATTCGCTACTAAACGCCAAAGATGTGTGTCGCTGTAAAAAAGTTCTCAAAGATGCAAAAGTGCTTCTTTGCCAGCTAGAAATAAGCCTCAAAGGAACTTTAACTGCGATGCGAAAATTCAAAGGTGTGTCTATATTGAATGCATCACCCCTTGCTAATAATTGGTCTGACGACTTGATCAAAGCGCCGACGATCCTGTGCATTAACAAAGATGATGCTGCTCGGCTTACATCAGTAGACGAGATAAAGACGCCAGAGGATGCCAAAGAAGTAGCAAATGCTTTTTTGAAAAAGGGTGCTCAAAGCGTTGTTATAACCATGGGCGATCAGGGTGCAGTTTATTTATCaaagaaagacaaaaacaCTTGCAAACACGTGCCGGCTCCAGAAGTTCGGGCTGTTGCAGACCCATCAGGTGTAGGTGATGCATTTGTCGCAAGTCTTGCCCATTATATAGCACTTTTCCCGGATTTACCCAGGGAAAATCACATAAGTGCGGCGAATGCATGCGCCGCATTTGCTATCCAGCATAGTGGGACTCATTCCAGCTTTCCAGGGCAACACAACCTAGAAGACGATATTTGTACAAGGCAACCAATAGTTAATATAATTTctgataagaaaaaaaatccaacAACTGAAGAAGATGTAACCAATGAATCAGAAGATGTAACCGTTGAAAATTCGCAGGAAAAACTTTACAAAAATAATTCCAATTCAAATGCAGAGGAATCGAACATAAACGAAACGCAAAAGATCAAAAGTACTAGTGCTAAAACAAGTACAAGTTATCCTGAgacaaatcaaaataaaaggGAAGGTtcagtaaaagaaaaaactgaagAAAATCGGAAATCAGAATACCCAGATGATACATCAAAATCAATCAGTCCTGAgacaaatcaaaacaaaacagaagattcagtaaaagaaaaaactgaagAAAATCGGAAATCAGAATACCCAGATGATACATCAAAATCAATCAGTCCTGAgacaaatcaaaataaaacagaagattcagtaaaagaaaaaactgaagAAAATCGGAAATCAGAATACCCAGATGATACATCAAAACAAATCAATCCTGAgacaaatcaaaataaaaggGAGGATTCACTAAAAGGAAAAACTGAAGAAAATCGGACATCAGAATATCCAGCTGACCAATCAAATCCAATCAATCCTGAAacaaatcaaagtaaacaaaaagattcagtaaaagaaaaaactgaagAAAAACCGACAACAGAATATCAAGATGACCCATCAAATTCAATCCATCCTgagacaaataaaaaaaaaaggggagaTTCAGTAAAAGGAAAACCTAAAGAAAATCGAACATCAGAATTTCCAGATGACCTATCGAAAAAAAAGGTACAGGATTAA
- the LOC6641841 gene encoding peroxisomal membrane protein PEX14 isoform X2 produces the protein MQAALMLRSKSRVARRRKLRKLGGRLELPSNVATKEIAPFPRYPPESWKNTYVTTPPAPPQPPPPPPECAQGRAAWLERGRRCSVQDQQQQQATYHRRWVKRNRIQDASLGGSSDDEDFLGVLRGPSTFANAFLYVGLGTVALGLVIAFVGTGEKGFKTVELRLIGPSLIGIGLICCILRILFCICPSHCISSNKKTRKKNGNKIDADHTTSLLRNESKRVSIARGPTVQPKYPIAHKRSQSKMLNEGMEALRQIATTSLFMQNEQKSGLNRVVPIINEPETGDYHFGDDAPLEMKKLQTALNVCEMSDEEQQQQQQQHQDKQHGELMKMEPTEVKPSRNAFTSSTTRAQPTLTTVDEKPDSKLVRQRVALQQQRPSNDQQSQSLSSSSTVKDSLDGVVMVEETSLIDTSTVTVTPVAPAPMPVPVPVPVSTPALTTLPSSCSTGAIPRLKTQKPSQSTGATPKTIPSTSNSNTTTIISSRLPTSQSHPTSYDLPPALPHTYSASATVRGPLGMSMSSSSSSKMGMTPPTTTTISLLPLPAPPTMATMSMAIPGQIPEANNSTTTTTTSLSLSLMQPTAPSRPVTATGSSSTSSASLAFPTSFDHKSHPSSVISTMGHVGHGSLLLAQPTTASQLPPPPAATTSASALSSSTTASKFEPELVLSPAKLGQ, from the exons atgCAGGCCGCATTGATGCTAAGATCGAAATCTCGGGTGGCGAGAAGAAGAAAGCTACGAAAATTAGGTGGAAGACTTGAGTTGCCTAGTAATGTAGCAACTAAAGAAATAGCTCCATTTCCTCGTTATCCACCAGAGTCATgg AAAAACACATACGTGACTACGCCACCGGCACCACCacagccgccgccgccaccgccggAA TGTGCCCAAGGACGGGCCGCTTGGCTGGAGCGCGGCCGTCGCTGCAGCGTTCAGgatcaacaacagcagcaggccACCTATCATCGCCGTTGGGTGAAACGGAATCGC ATACAAGATGCCTCTCTGGGCGGCTCATCGGACGATGAAGATTTCCTTGGCGTTCTTCGTGGTCCCAGCACATTTGCGAATGCTTTTCTCTATGTGGGACTGGGTACAGTGGCTTTGGGACTGGTCATAGCATTCGTTGGCACTGGCGAAAAGGGCTTCAAAACCGTGGAACTAAGACTTATAGGGCCATCTCTCATAG GAATTGGCCTGATTTGTTGCATTTTACGCATCTTATTCTGCATCTGCCCATCGCATTGTATATCATCCAATAAGAAAACGCGAAAGAAAAATGGTAACAAAATTGATGCAGATCATACAACATCTTTGCTAAGAAATGAAAGCAAAAGGGTTTCAATAGCCAGGGGTCCGACTGTACAG CCCAAATATCCCATAGCACATAAGCGTAGTCAGAGCAAAATGCTCAATGAGGGTATGGAGGCTTTACGCCAAATAGCCACCACATCGCTCTTCATGCAAAATGAACAAAAGTCGGGCTTGAATCGGGTTGTACCCATTATAAATGAGCCAGAGACGGGCGATTATCATTTTGGTGATG ATGCACCACTTGAGATGAAGAAACTGCAAACGGCTCTCAATGTCTGCGAAATGAGTGATGaggagcaacaacagcagcagcagcaacatcaggaTAAGCAACATGGTGAGCTGATGAAAATGGAGCCAACCGAGGTCAAGCCAAGCAGAAATGCCTTTACGAGTAGTACCACCAGAGCCCAACCAACTTTAACAACTGTAGATGAAAAACCCGATAGTAAACTAGTGCGTCAACGTGTGGCCTTGCAACAGCAACGTCCAAGCAATGATCAGCAATCGCAGTCATTATCATCTTCATCTACGGTCAAGGATTCACTGGATGGTGTGGTAATGGTGGAGGAAACCTCACTGATAGATACCAGCACTGTGACAGTAACTCCTGTTGCTCCTGCCCCAATGCCCGTACCAGTGCCCGTGCCCGTTTCCACTCCCGCTTTAACAACCTTACCCAGCAGCTGTAGTACAGGTGCCATTCCCAGacttaaaacacaaaaacctAGCCAATCAACGGGAGCCACGCCCAAGACAATTCCTAGCactagcaacagcaacaccacTACCATTATCAGCTCAAGGCTGCCCACCTCGCAGTCGCATCCGACGAGTTATGATCTACCCCCGGCCCTGCCACACACATACTCAGCCTCAGCGACTGTGCGCGGACCTTTGGGCATGTCCATGAGCAGCAGTTCATCTAGCAAAATGGGCATGACGCCACCCACCACCACAACGATTAGTCTGTTGCCACTGCCAGCGCCGCCCACAATGGCCACAATGTCAATGGCCATTCCTGGCCAAATACCGGAGGCTAACAACAGCACcacaaccaccaccacaaGTCTGAGTCTGAGCCTAATGCAACCAACGGCGCCCTCAAGGCCAGTCACGGCGactggcagcagcagcacttcCTCCGCATCGTTGGCGTTCCCTACATCATTTGATCACAAATCACACCCGTCATCCGTCATCAGCACAATGGGGCACGTGGGGCATGGCAGCCTACTGTTAGCACAGCCAACGACGGCATCACAACTGCCGCCGCCACCTGCAGCAACGACATCCGCATCCGCATTATCATCATCTACAACGGCAAGCAAATTTGAGCCGGAGTTGGTGCTCAGTCCGGCTAAGCTTGGCCAGTGA